Proteins from one Muntiacus reevesi chromosome X, mMunRee1.1, whole genome shotgun sequence genomic window:
- the PLXNB3 gene encoding plexin-B3 isoform X3, whose amino-acid sequence MPLLLPSTRGPEMAPWCLLGARLLLVMPLLCPPPALTRAHRFSVPNTTLHHLALAPGQGALYVGAVNRLFQLSPELQLESVAVTGPVLDSPDCVPFRDPAECPQAQLMDNTNQLLLVSGRARELVACGQVRQGVCEKRRLENVAELLYRAEDPGDGQFVAANTLGVPTVGLVVSGPDQDLLLVARGLAGKLSAGVPPLTVRQLAGPQPFSSEGLGRLVVGDLSDYNNSYVAALSDAQSAYFVFRRRGDRAQAEYRSYVARVCLKDANLYSYVEVPLSCRGHGLVQAATLAPGALLGAFAASLRGVQAALCAFPLAELDASMERARRLCYTAGGRGPSGAEEATVEYGVTSHCVTLPPDSPESYPCGDEHTPSPIAGLQPVEAGPLLQLEHSISAVAALQADGHTIAFLGDVRGQLHKVFLNGTQGQVYHSQQVGTPGSAISPDLLVDSSGTHLYVLTSQQVARVPVAACPQLPDCSSCLQAQDPLCGWCVLQGRCTRKSQCRRATQPNQWLWTYENSLCLHIQSVLPAHHPRQEQGQVTLLVPRLPTLAVDEYFHCAFGNYDSLAHVEGPQLACITPPQDQLPLNPPGTDHITLPLVLMFEDVPVAATNFSFYDCGAVAALEAAAPCHACVGSLWRCHWCPQSSHCVYGEHCPEGERTIYSTQEADVQVRGPRACPQVEGLVGPLLVPVGWESRLALRVQNLQHFQGLPASYHCWLELPGQLQRLPASLEEVAGDSGLIHCQAQQFQPSMVQRELPVPIYVTRGEGQRLDNAHTLHVTLYDCAVGHPDCSHCQAANRSLGCLWCSHGQPACRYGPLCPPRAVEILCPTPRIETVEPLTGPPEGGLVLTIQGSNLGRDFADVQDAVSVAGRPCRPEPSLYRISTRIVCVTSPAPNRTMGPIQVAIKGRPPGISTQYFTYQDPVLLSLSPQRGPQAGGTQLTIHGQRLQTGGNISAFVGSQPCPIQEPVCPEAIVCHTMPQAIPGDAVVRVVFGQAQRLLLASPFHYTANPQLVAAEPSVSFRGGGRLIRVRGTSLDVVQQPLLSVWLETLEGAAVKLQSQDPTPRSGCKAPAAAPQACIKLERGWLQCSSVCSINSSTLLLCRSPAVPDMASPRRVFFSLDNVHVDFASASGGQDFLYQPNPRLAPLHREGGPTGPYRLKPGHVLDVEGEGLNLAISKEEVRVHIGDGECLVKTLTLTHLYCEPPPRVPQPSNGSGTLLQFVVQMGNVRLALGPVQYEVEPVLSAFPVEAQVGLGISAALLIAAVLLLTLMYRHKSKQALRDYQKVLVQLESLEIGVGDQCRKEFTDLMTEMTDLSSDLEASGIPFVDYHTYAERVLFPGRGGGTLQLAVEGLGEEGRRAPVHQGLMQLSNLLNSKLFLLTLIHTLEGQPSFSQRDRCHVASLLSLALHSKLEYLTEIMRTLLSDLASHYVRKNPKLMLRRTETMAEKLLTNWVSICLYTFLREVAGEPMYMLLRAIQYQVDKGPVDAVTGKAKRTLNDSRLLREDVEFRALTLMVLAGPGPGGPSRSNVALHIPTRVLDTDTITQVKEKVLDQIYKGTPFSQRPSAHTLDLEWRSGLAGHLTLSDEDVTSVTQNRWKRLNTLQHYKVPDGATVRLIPQLHNGGGVISQSLAPSCPSGENTPMLEDSEEGGIRLWHLVKTPEEPEVAKVRRSSLRDRDRERVRAKAIPEIYLTRLLSMKGTLQKFVDDTFQAILSVNRPVPIAVKYLFDFLDELAEKYSIEDPETLHIWKTNSLLLRFWVNTLKNPQLIFDVRVSDNVDAVLAVIAQTFMDSCTVSEHKVGRDSPVNKLLYAREIPRYKQMVERYYSDIRQSPPASYQEMNSALTELSGNYTSAPHCLQALQELYTHIRRYYDQIIGALEEDPVGQKMQLACRLQQIAALVENKVTDL is encoded by the exons ATGCCTCTGCTGCTGCCGTCCACCAGG GGCCCAGAGATGGCACCCTGGTGTCTGCTGGGTGCCCGCCTGCTGCTCGTGATGCCGCTGCTGTGCCCGCCACCCGCCCTAACCAGGGCGCACCGCTTCTCGGTGCCCAACACCACCCTCCACCACTTGGCGCTGGCACCGGGCCAGGGGGCGCTCTACGTGGGTGCAGTGAATCGCCTCTTCCAACTTAGCCCCGAGCTGCAGCTGGAGTCAGTGGCCGTTACGGGTCCCGTCCTCGACAGCCCCGACTGCGTGCCCTTCCGGGACCCGGCCGAGTGCCCGCAGGCCCAGCTCATGGACAACACCAATCAGCTGCTGCTGGTCAGTGGGCGGGCCCGGGAGCTGGTGGCCTGCGGGCAGGTGCGGCAGGGCGTGTGCGAGAAGCGCCGGCTGGAGAACGTGGCAGAACTCCTCTACCGGGCCGAGGACCCGGGCGACGGGCAGTTCGTGGCCGCCAACACCCTGGGGGTGCCCACAGTTGGCCTGGTGGTGTCTGGACCTGACCAGGACCTCCTGCTGGTGGCCCGGGGCCTGGCGGGCAAGCTGTCAGCAGGGGTGCCACCCCTGACAGTGCGCCAGCTGGCCGGGCCACAGCCCTTCTCCAGCGAGGGCCTGGGCCGCCTGGTGGTGGGTGACCTCTCCGACTACAACAACAGCTATGTGGCGGCCCTCTCCGACGCCCAGTCGGCCTACTTTGTCTTTCGGCGCCGTGGGGACCGGGCACAGGCTGAGTATCGCTCGTACGTCGCCCGGGTCTGCCTGAAGGACGCCAACCTCTACTCCTATGTGGAGGTGCCCCTCAGCTGCCGGGGCCATGGGCTTGTCCAGGCTGCCACCCTTGCCCCAGGTGCCTTACTGGGCGCCTTTGCCGCCAGCCTGAGGGGAGTGCAGGCGGCCCTGTGTGCCTTTCCCCTGGCCGAGCTGGATGCCAGCATGGAGCGGGCCCGGCGCCTGTGCTACACGGCGGGCGGCCGGGGCCCCAGCGGCGCCGAGGAAGCCACCGTGGAATATGGTGTCACGTCGCACTGTGTCACCCTGCCGCCT GACTCCCCGGAGTCATACCCCTGTGGTGATGAACACACGCCCAGCCCCATTGCAGGCCTCCAGCCCGTGGAGGCAGGGCCTCTGCTGCAGCTTGAACACTCCATCAGTGCTGTTGCGGCCCTCCAGGCAGATGGACACACAATAGCCTTCCTGGGGGATGTCCGAGGTCAGTTGCACAAG GTCTTTCTCAATGGCACCCAAGGCCAGGTGTACCACTCACAGCAAGTGGGGACCCCGGGCTCGGCCATCAGCCCCGACCTGCTCGTGGACAGCAGCGGCACCCACCTCTACGTGCTGACGTCCCAGCAG GTGGCCCGGGTACCTGTGGCAGCCTGCCCACAGCTTCCGGACTGCAGCAGCTGCCTCCAGGCCCAGGACCCTCTGTGCGGCTGGTGCGTCCTGCAGGGCAG GTGTACCCGCAAGAGCCAATGCAGGCGGGCAACCCAGCCCAACCAGTGGCTGTGGACGTACGAGAACAGCCTCTGTCTGCATATCCAGAGTGTGCTACCGGCCCACCACCCCCGCCAGGAGCAGGGCCAG GTCACCTTATTGGTACCCCGGCTGCCCACCCTGGCTGTGGATGAATACTTCCATTGCGCCTTTGGCAACTATGACAGCTTGGCTCATGTGGAAGGGCCCCAGTTGGCCTGCATCACCCCTCCCCAGGACCAGCTGCCACTGAACCCTCCAGGCACAG ACCACATCACCTTGCCCTTGGTCCTGATGTTCGAGGACGTGCCCGTGGCTGCCACCAACTTCTCCTTCTACGACTGTGGCGCAGTCGCAGCCCTGGAGGCAGCTGCCCC gtgCCATGCTTGTGTGGGCAGCCTCTGGCGCTGCCACTGGTGCCCCCAGAGCAGCCACTGTGTGTATGGAGAACACTGTCCAGAGGGTGAGAGGACCATCTACAGCACCCAAGAG GCGGACGTCCAGGTGCGTGGCCCGCGGGCTTGTCCTCAGGTCGAGGGCCTGGTGGGCCCCCTCCTGGTGCCGGTGGGCTGGGAGAGCCGTTTGGCCCTCCGCGTGCAGAATCTTCAGCATTTCCAG GGCTTGCCTGCCTCCTACCACTGCTGGCTGGAGCTGCCCGGACAACTGCAGAGGCTGCCAGcgtccctggaggaggtggctgggGACTCAGGCCTCATTCATTGCCAGGCCCAGCAG TTCCAGCCCTCCATGGTTCAGCGGGAGCTCCCAGTGCCCATCTACGTCACCCGGGGCGAGGGCCAGCGGCTGGACAATGCCCACACTCTTCATG TGACCCTGTACGACTGTGCCGTGGGCCACCCCGACTGCAGCCACTGCCAGGCAGCCAACAGGAGTCTGGGCTGCCTGTGGTGCAGCCATGGCCAGCCTGCCTGTCGCTATGGACCACTGTGCCCACCTAGAGCCGTGGAGATCCTGTGTCCCACACCCAGGATCGAGACT GTTGAGCCCCTGACTGGCCCCCCTGAGGGCGGATTGGTCCTCACCATCCAGGGCTCCAACCTGGGCAGGGACTTCGCTGACGTGCAGGACGCTGTGAGCGTGGCCGGCCGGCCCTGCAGGCCTGAGCCATCTCTCTACCGCATCTCGACCCG GATCGTGTGTGTCACATCACCTGCCCCCAACCGCACCATGGGGCCAATCCAAGTGGCCATCAAGGGGCGGCCCCCAGGCATCTCAACGCAGTACTTCACCTACCAG GACCCTGTCCTGCTGAGCCTGAGTCCCCAGCGGGGCCCCCAGGCAGGGGGAACCCAGCTCACCATCCACGGACAGCGCCTCCAGACAGGAGGCAACATCAGCGCCTTTGTGGGCAGCCAACCCTGCCCTAT CCAGGAGCCGGTGTGTCCTGAGGCCATCGTGTGCCACACCATGCCCCAGGCTATCCCAGGAGACGCGGTGGTCCGAGTGGTCTTCGGCCAGGCCCAGCGCTTGCTACTCGCCAGCCCCTTCCACTATACTGCCAACCCCCAGCTTGTGGCAGCCGAGCCCAGTGTCAGCTTCCGGGG GGGCGGGCGGTTGATCCGAGTCAGGGGCACGAGCCTGGACGTGGTACAGCAGCCCCTGCTATCCGTGTGGCTGGAGACCTTGGAGGGGGCGGCTGTGAAGCTGCAGTCCCAGGACCCAACCCCAAGGAGCGGCTGCAAGGCTCCAGCTGCGGCCCCCCAGGCTTGTATCAAGCTGGAGCGGGGCTGGCTGCAG TGCTCCAGCGTGTGCTCCATCAACTCATCCACCCTCCTTCTCTGCCGGAGCCCCGCGGTGCCCGACATGGCGAGCCCCCGGCGGGTCTTCTTCAGCCTGGACAACGTGCATGTGGATTTTGCAAGCGCCAGTGGGGGCCAGGACTTCCTGTACCAGCCCAACCCTCGGCTGGCCCCCCTCCACCGCGAGGGGGGGCCCACTGGCCCCTACCGCCTCAAGCCAGGCCACGTGCTGGATGTGGAG GGAGAGGGCCTCAACCTGGCCATCAGCAAGGAGGAAGTCCGCGTGCACATCGGTGATGGCGAGTGCCTGGTGAAGACACTGACGCTCACCCACCTGTACTGTGAGCCACCCCCCCGGGTCCCACAGCCCAGCAATGGCTCGGGCACCCTGCTACAGTTCGTG gtGCAAATGGGCAATGTGCGCCTGGCACTGGGCCCAGTCCAGTACGAGGTGGAACCCGTGCTGTCTGCCTTCCCCGTGGAGGCCCAGGTGGGCCTGGGCATAAGTGCAGCCCTGCTGATCGCTGCTGTGCTCCTCCTGACCCTCATGTACAG GCACAAGAGCAAGCAAGCCCTGCGGGACTACCAGAAGGTTCTGGTGCAGCTGGAGAGCCTGGAGATCGGTGTGGGTGACCAGTGCCGCAAGGAGTTCACAG ACCTGATGACAGAGATGACTGACCTCAGCAGCGACCTGGAGGCCAGCGGGATCCCCTTTGTGGACTACCACACCTACGCCGAGCGGGTCCTCTTCCCCGGGCGCGGTGGTGGCACCCTGCAGCTGGCCGTCGAGGGGCTGGGCGAAGAGGGTCGCCGCGCACCCGTGCACCAGGGCCTCATGCAGCTCTCCAACCTACTCAACAGCAAGCTCTTCCTCCTGACC CTCATCCACACCCTGGAGGGGCAACCCAGCTTCTCACAGCGGGACCGCTGCCACGTGGCCTCGCTGCTGTCCTTGGCACTGCACAGCAAGCTCGAGTACCTGACTGAGATCATGAGGACGCTGCTCAGTGACCTGGCCTCCCATTATGTGCGCAAGAACCCCAAGCTCATGCTACGCAG GACGGAGACCATGGCGGAGAAGCTGCTCACCAATTGGGTGTCCATCTGCCTGTACACCTTCCTGAGG GAGGTGGCTGGTGAACCAATGTACATGCTCCTCCGGGCCATCCAGTACCAGGTGGACAAGGGCCCCGTGGACGCAGTGACAGGCAAGGCAAAACGGACCCTGAACGACAGCCGCCTACTGCGGGAGGACGTGGAATTCCGGGCCCTGACGCTGATGGTGCTGGCTGGCCCGGGGCCAGGCGGGCCATCAAGGAGCAACGTAGCGCTGCACATCCCCACCCGGGTGCTCGACACGGACACGATCACTCAAGTCAAGGAGAAGGTGTTGGATCAGATCTACAAGGGCACCCCGTTCTCCCAGAGGCCCTCGGCGCACACCCTGGATCTCG AGTGGCGCTCGGGCCTGGCGGGTCACCTCACCCTGTCAGATGAGGACGTGACGTCGGTGACTCAGAACCGCTGGAAGAGACTCAACACCCTGCAGCACTACAAG GTCCCAGATGGTGCCACGGTGAGGCTCATCCCCCAGCTGCACAACGGAGGAGGtgtcatctcccagagcctggccCCCAGCTGCCCATCAGGGGAGA ACACCCCCATGCTGGAGGATAGCGAGGAGGGTGGGATCCGTCTGTGGCACCTGGTGAAAACCCCCGAGGAGCCGGAGGTGGCCAAGGTACGGCGGAGCAGCCTGAGGGATCGGGACCGGGAGCGAGTGCGGGCTAAGGCCATCCCGGAGATCTACCTCACGCGCCTGCTGTCCATGAAG GGCACGCTGCAGAAGTTTGTGGATGACACCTTCCAAGCCATCCTCAGCGTGAACCGACCCGTGCCCATTGCCGTCAAGTACTTGTTTGACTTCCTGGATGAGCTGGCCGAGAAATACAGCATTGAGGACCCAGAGACCTTGCACATCTGGAAGACGAACAG TCTGTTGCTGCGGTTCTGGGTGAACACCTTGAAGAACCCGCAGCTCATCTTTGACGTGCGGGTGTCAGACAACGTGGACGCGGTCCTCGCCGTCATCGCCCAGACCTTCATGGACTCCTGCACAGTCTCGGAGCATAAAGTGGGCCGG GATTCCCCGGTGAACAAACTGCTCTACGCCCGGGAGATCCCTCGCTACAAGCAGATGGTAGAGAG ATACTACTCTGATATCCGCCAGAGCCCTCCAGCGAGCTACCAGGAGATGAACTCGGCTCTTACTGAGCTCTCGGGG AATTACACCTCGGCTCCCCACTGCCTGCAAGCTCTGCAAGAACTCTACACCCACATCCGCAGGTACTACGACCAG ATCATCGGTGCCCTGGAGGAAGACCCTGTGGGCCAGAAGATGCAACTAGCCTGCCGCCTGCAGCAAATCGCTGCACTGGTAGAGAACAAGGTGACCGATCTGTGA